CTCTCAACACAACTCAGGGCCTCTTTGGTCATGAGACCTGCTTTGAAATTAAGACTTGTTCTGGTGCATATTTGAAACCTTATTCATGTATTCCATCAGAAGAAGAAGTGCTCATTCCGCCTTATGagatatttaaaataactaAGAAAGTTATGGGTAAGAATAAAATTGAAGGACTGCATGATTGTAAACGTGTCTATATCTTGGAGACTGCAGGAATTAAGAGCACTCTAAACTGCAAAGCTGTACGCAGGTGAAAGTCCAGTGGGTTTTGTGCAGCCAGTGAAAATCTTGTTCTTCCATTGTTCAGTATGAGCATTTTAAACATGACACACTGTGTAACATTGCTATCCACTCTCTATGATCCTTAACTTTATGATTAGGGGTGATTTCTCTCTcgtctgtgtgttgtttaagtttttttcttcttgaaatCAATAAATTGTGCTTGCTGATTATTTCAGTGGTGTTGCGTGTATGTTCTGAAGGCTGCAGCAATGTTTTATTCACTTACAAGTTAAACACCTGACTCTAAAACCTGGTGTATAATTCTGTTAAATTGCACCCATTAGCTTTATCCCCATCCTGTAGAAGGTCATGGGCCTCTGGATACAATCAGGTTGTCTATCAGACTATTAGAGGCAGGATACATAGAGACAGGCAACCATTCACACCTCtgggcaattcagagtcaccaacctgcatgtctttggactgtgggaggaatcTGTAGTGCACAGACTAAACCCATGTCAACTGACCAGTTTAAACCAAAAACCTTGTTGTGATCAAACCACTGCACCATGCCACCCACAGTACTTtcatacaaaaagaaaaaaatgcatcatCTGTTATACTATTTTACACATAACAAAGACATATTACTAACACATAAAGGTAACAAAATGCTTTCTGTGGTGCATTACAAATTTCTGTCTTTTGCTCTTCAACCTATAGATTATAAGGTCATTTAAGTGCTTACAACATCAAAAATGACCATCATGGCACTTTGAATCTATCAGCATGGACCTGCTACAGTTATTCTAACCTTATATACCATGGCCAACTTGAGCATCACAGTGTCCACTACAGTGGTTGAAGTTGGAGGTGATAACATACATTAAGGATGCAAAACCATCATGTGCATTTTCAGATATagcatttattttgatttttacaatGACTTtcctaaatgtgttttattcttgGAGGAGATGGATATTCcttataatatataaatgtcaACAACACTGTCGATAAGGAAGAAATAAAGACAACGTAAGAATATCTTGTATATTGCAGCTTCATCAGTAAACACTAACCACATGTTATTCACTGCTTATTACATTATTCATCTTAATGTACAGTGCTTGTTAAAAAAACTTAGATTTCATGATATGAATGAATGACAAGAATAATGGACACTGGTTGATCATGTAGCAAAAGATGCTGAAATATAAAGTAATAAGTTTAGCAAGTGAGAAAGCGACTACCGgcattgtgtcattttctgaaaTTAGCTAAATAATCACCTGTTAAATCAAGATACCTGACAATAGCAGCACATTACATCAGAGCATTCACAACAGCAGCTACATCAGTAGAAAGGCACAGTGTTAAAGTACAAAGCAGAGTTAGTTTCTACAGTATAAAGCATATTTAGCTgtttatatagttttatatgTGGGTAACTGAATGTATACACTTCACTGTTCAATCATGCTTCAGCCAGTTTAAATTTACTGGCAGGTGGGTATGTCTGCATCATCTTTGGAAATTGTTTCTTTAAGTTTCCCCTCCTGGTTGTCACTTATGAAAATCATATATCTAACCATTATAATCTGTGTTGTTGAATACTTTTTTAAGTATTATGAATAAACCCAGAGTACACATACATTTCATTACTCTTCAAAAATAGAGCAGCCAATATATTTGTTGGTTTTGTAATACCCCTGATTCAGGTCACTGTTGAAGCAGAGCTTTCATAATCTGTCAGCAGAATTACGCTTCTTTCACTTTGTCATCATAAGTGCCGCTGCCCTTATAAGCTGACACATAGCCACTAGTGTCAGGGATGTCCTCTCGCCCCACTtttcctttgcctttgcctGAGTCGTCAAAGCGCTCCTTATGAGAGCCGGTGTACTTGGAGGTATCAGTCAGTCTGTCCACTGCTCGTGCCTTTGCTACTTTCTAAACACAACAGAAGATTAAAGTAAGAGTCAGTTCATGAAACAGACAGGCATCAGTTTTATCATTGATCATTTGTTCATTCATATACAGATAAACATTTTATCTCTTGTGCttacttttctttctccttagttcttagttatttatttttaacatttttcactAATGTGCTAAAGAACTGATTTATACAGTTAAAGAGTTAAATAATTCTGATTTGAAATTCACAGTATGTGATGCCATCTGGTGGTCTGAAGAGCACAATGACAGACAATAACCTATTCCTGTAACAGTCACATTATCAATGTCAATTGACGAGATTGAATGAAAAAAGTAGTGACTGCACATTGACTCCATGTCACAAAATACAGGCATAGAGTCAATGTGCAAAGAGGCATTGTGTCTCTCCAGTTATCTAGACCAGGATcagttaataaaaaaatctgataaagATCTGTAAACTGCTGTGAATTTCCACAGAAATGGGAGGTTCTTCCCAAACTTTTTAACCTCTTAACCACCTTTGACCTTAACATAACCTTAAGCATTTTATATACTGAATCAAAACTTACTGGTTTCAAAAGGTAAACATGCAGTAATAAAATCAATTTGTACTCAGGCTAAAGTCaagtctcctctcctctcaagTTTCCACTCATTCAGTGTCATTGAGAGAGTAAACCATGCTCTAATTCATTATGGATGATTGTAACACTGTATATTGGAGTTAATCCACTACCTGCTGGCTACAACTTGTACAACATACAGCAGTGCACTTTTTAACCAGATTCTCTAAAAGTGAACATATCACAcctttatttgtatgtttgcatTGCTCCAGACAGGATTAGGGTCATTTAGAAAACTGCCTTGATTTTAGCACTTTGGTCAACCTTTGGTTGTTTAAATAAATGCCATATAAATAAAGCTGGAGTTCAGTTGACTAAAGTTGGTGGTGAATCACATAACTTTAGAAGTGCAGTTGCTGAAGGGTGATGTGAGGGTGAGGACAGATTGAATCTTTTGTTGTTATGACTCACAGTGACTCCAACATTGGTGGGCTCCTTCCCAACAATGAGCCCATAGAGCTGCTGAAGTGCCTCCTCTTTGCTTTTGCCTTTAAAACGCTTGGGAGCCAACTCGGTCATGGCCTGGTTAAACTGCTCAAATGTGATTACTCTCACAGACTTTGCTCTAAGGAAACACAATGTTGAAATACTTTAAGAAGAGAACAGCAGAACTATTCCAATAATGTtgaacatgtgtgtatgtgaatataGTGACAAAGGGTTAACAAAACATATTATCGCACAGTTGGTTGTCagatacatttacatttaaacatcaaGCACTGCAAACTGACATTTGccatatatttgtttattactAGCCACGCCTGAGAAATGTCATTGCAAAcctgaataaatatttttgaaaaattagAAATATGATCTTGACCGCTGTGGTGGCCATGGTGAAAGGATCTGCAAGTGCTTGgacatgcttttgttttgtttttttttaatggctcTGTACAATAAATTACTATCAACCAATAATACAACTCTGCTTGGCCGTTTGTTAGTCTGTAACAGAGTCGTGGGGTTACTCAATTTCTATTTCAGCTGGAGCCTGAATGAAATCTTACTTGACTTTGCTGAAAACTatgtcaacatctgtggtggtGACGTTCTTGCCGTCTATGATGAGACAGTCCTTGCAGAGCTTCGCAAAGTTCTTGCCATTCATTTCCTTCCCTGTGGCCTTGGTGTCTCCGTGAACTGCAAACTTCTGGAAGGAGGTCTCCACCTCCGCTACAGACACCGAGCCCTCAGCCATGCTGACAGATACACATACAGTTACATGCATATCTGGTCAGTGTGCAGGCAAGCAGAAGGATTCAGGTGTTACTGACACAGGTGTTTGTGTTAATGACACAGACATAGACAGAAGTGGACAGTGGTTGTCAGCATAGTAGCTGCATGTAGTTTTATTGCCCGAACCCTAAAACTCCCTTAAAAAATTTATAGCAGCTGTTCGTGTTTGTCCTTTTGAGGACGTTCTGTATAATTATACTCTATTAGCTGATTGACTGTCTGCTTGCCAAGAAATGGCTGGGATGATAGTCTTTCTAAATTAACATTTTGTCCCTctctaatgcacacacacacacacacacagctagaCATCTATCACTGTCCTGTTAGTGTTATTCAAGCAGCTCTCAGGCCAGTTTAATTCAATCATCTTAATTTCCAAATGGCTGCTCTGCTGCTCGGTCTGCAGTGAGGGAACAAACATGCGCCTCATACTACCacctttttctttattctcCTGCACCAAACCTCTATCACATGCACTtccacacaaaccaaaacagaCTTATCCAGGATTTATTGTAACCATTACTGCTGTCTGCTGTTCAAGCTGATAAAACGAGGATGTGCATTTAGTAATGTTAAATCATTCTAAGAAACTAtttaaaaaggaggagaaacattttgtttaaagaTTGACAGTATtttcataattacattttattactcATTTGCTGTGTTACTGTAAGTATCAGTGCATGAACAGCGATgccaaaaaaaaccccccagGAAGTAAAGAGTGTACCTGCTGCCGTAAAGGATGGTGTGTAAATATTCAGGAATATCCTGATTTGCGTAGAGATGCTTGACCtcttcgtcctcctcctctttctttttctttctcctctgcctctcctccttcctgccCCTCCTAGGTTTCCGCACAATGACGAcagcgagagagaaagagagagggagaggcaggaCTGGGAAGGGAAGGGGatgggaggagggagagagtaCCGACCAGTACAATCAATGACATCATGGGCTCAGCCTCTCTTGTCTCTATTCAGTCTCATTTACTCCTCGCCTCTATGTACAGACTTGTTTCTGTGGAAGGATGTATCATGTCctaattatattatttaatttcacttcattattcttttattttcttttattttttcaccttttgagaaaggttgtaaataactattattttctttcattgttttgttttttctcccctCTGCCCCACTAAAGTACTATCTCCATCCTCTCTCCTAATCTCCAGtttgctctctttttttcttttccattttcacaaAAGCACTCTTGTCTGGACAGAGATGAGAGTGGCCCTTTGAAGGACAAAGAGCATTGACAACATAAAGCTCACACATTACAGGAATGATAATCAGATCTCAGTTCATAGCAGTCCAACTGCGGATCAGGAGCAAACCATTTTTTATgctgtaaaatgctgatgaGAGTGAGATAATTGTTATGGATAATCATGTATTTTCAAGTTTCATATCAGTGTCCTAATAGTAGCATCAAGTGTCATGTCATTTCATTATCTTAGAGAGTTTAGGCAAATGTTTGATTTGAggattaaaataatgttttgacaTTCCTGAAGAAAAGACTATTACTAAGGTGAGCTCAaattaaaacattcaaaatgtataATTTCAAAAGCAGAGCTCAAACAGTAGCAGGCTTTAAGGCTTGAAAAAAAGCTCAGTCTAAATATATTACATGTATAAACACTAATTTGTAAGTTCCATTGAGACATTTTCCTATATActatcattttcagttttaaataaaaatggaggCAGTTTTAAAATATAGACTAAATCTTACACAATGATGGATAAACAACTTACTTTATAAGCATTAAAAAATAGATGTAGTTGTATAGTGTTAGTCTGTGCAATAAAAGACAATGTTAAATATAACCACAAGCGGCAATGTTGGGCCCGAGCAACTCTGGTGCCATCTAATATTTCACTCTCAACATGGGTTGCCCATCAAATGTGCAGAACTAATGAGAGTGTACCAAATTTCACAACCTTTAGACACAGGCAGCACTAATTGCTAGGTTTCCATGTGGTGGATCTATGAATTTCCCCATggagatgaataaagtatttatctGTCAGTCTGACGTGTTGCACGTGTGTATCATCATAGTCATTCTcagtaaccactgaagtttggtgttCATCGAGGAAcgcattttaaatttatgacacatttcctgtttatttggtgAGATAAGggcactttttttaaattaatattttttatatagatGGCCATAAAAAGTATAAATGCAAATCCAAGTTTCTAATCAATTTACTAGGGTCAACAGCCAAAAGAACTATGAAAAAGGCACAGTAATCAGTACCTTAATAGGATGCAAAATTGGTGCCACAGTCTTAATAGGGTTACTTAACTGAATCTGACAACATCGGACCTGGAAGACAGGTTTGTACAACGAACGATTTTTATGTCGTTTTATTAGAAGTGgatacagataaaaataaaaatattgcacCTCTCAGCCTCATTTTGTGGAGTGTTTTAATCAGCAGATGTGTTATGTACTATGCGTATTTCACTCTGTTATACATTACACATTCTTCaatgtcatttattattgtttgccAGTAGTATCCAGCAGTAATCCTGTCTGTGGTGGCCCTCCTGCCATTATGATTCCCAGTACCAGTGTTATTGTGGCACTCCATTAGAACAGagcttttctcctcctctgacaGCACAACTAGACAGAGATGCTGTCTACTGTAGAAGAGTTTGTTGTCTGTTTTAAGATGATGTGGAGAGGTTTCAgctgtacagtggtgtgaaaaactgttggcccccttcctgatttcttatttttttgcatgtttgtcatactttaatgtttcagatcatcaaacaaacttaaatattagtcaaagataacacaagtaaacacatcaacaataaatgaaggtttttattattaagggaaaacaaaatccaaaactacatgaccctgtgtgaaaaggttgtctgtctgttttgcCTGATTTACCTGTATTGTACCTGATACTGTGGCATTTTCACTCTGCATTGTCTTACAGGTTTTAAATATGCACACCTGTGGGAACCCACATGTTGATGCTCCGTATTTTGTTCACAGCATAAACAATAAGTTGTTTTGACATCATGCACCATCATCATGAAATGCATTGCTCAGGCAAACGTAAAGCTACATCTTCCCCCTCTGAAATGACAGAAGCACAGAAAAATCATCACCCATGATAAAATTTGATTTTAGGGGGGAAATAGGGTAAAACAACTTGAGATTTTTTTCCTGAACATATCATGAATGGTCTTGTGTGTTATTCAAGTGGTAAACACACTCCCACATGTCATGATAAACTTTATGTAACAGTTGTATCAAGGCATCACCTCATTTACACTTACATACAAATACCACTAGTGGAAAGTGTTGATACTTTTAAAATaagattcattcatttatttactaGGATTGTCTAATTTTGCTGACGCGACTGTTGTGTAAATCGTCTTTCTGCTTCATAAGCTGATTTCATCATAGTTGCAGACCTCAGCACTTTCCCTCAGATGCTGGAAAAAGGATTCTGTGGAAAAACATCACCTGTCTTCTGCTTATAGTAGAAACAAAGCCTTCCCTTTAAATGTCAGTAGAAATCAGCATTGTCTTGTGGTCTACTCCCTGGACCTCACATTGACTGGAAACACTTGTCTTACCATAACTTGGTGAACTCAAATAAATAAGGGatttactattactactagaaACTATTGTGATTCTGAATATTTCTTACATTTGTCTAATCCATCGTTATCATGGCGGAGTCTGGTTTCCCTTTACCACCAGAGACTTACTGTTCACTGTGTGGAGACGCACTGAAAGAACCGGTCACCATATCCTGTGGTGATACATATTGCCTGGAATGCATTAAGATCTACTGGGACCAGTTTGACCACATGGGCGTGTACAACTGTCCACAATGCCGTGCAACTTTCACACCACGGCCTGTGCTGAGACGTAACCTGCCAGATGTAAACCACGAGCCACGGCGCCAGCCTCCAGAGCTGACACCATTCCCCTACATGCACAGGGAATCCTTTTGCGACTTCTGTGTTGGCCGTCGCAGCAGGGCTGTCAAGTCATGCCTCATGTGCTTGGCCTACTACTGCGAAACCCACGTCAAGCCGCATTATGAGTCGTCTACTTTCAAGAGACACAAGCTGGTGGATGAGACAGGTCACTTGGACAGGAAGATCTGCCCGCAGCATGAGAAAGGCCTGGAGCTTTTCTGTCGCTCTGACCAGATGTGCATCTGTGTGCTGTGTACTGTCAGGGAGCACCGCAGCCACAACATTACCTCAGCAGAAGAGGAGCGCAATGAGAAACAAGTGAGTCTGATGCCTGAACTCTGTAAGACAGTATGTCTAACTCATTTCTGTTGATTTTGAGCCTCATAATCTACATCAAAACTGATTGTTACTCCATTAGAAAGTCCTGGTGATCACAGAGTCTGAAGTCCAGCACATCATTCAGGAACGGatgaaggagctgcaggagctCAAACATAATGTGGAGGTTCTTAAAGTAAGCTCAGCCATAACTGAATTCTACATGGTAGAATGTACTGGGACATTGTTTCTGTGGGACTAGATATGATGTGAGATATTTCATATGAATCTCCATTGatagatttgatttgattttaatttggtACTAAtcttaatattaaaaaatgacacTTACGGTGCCTAAATCTTCCTGACAAACTTCACTTTGTAGAGTTGTGCCCAGCGAGCGCAGACAGAAAGTGATAAAACCTTCCATGAAATGCTGCAGGCGGTGGAGCGCTGGAAGACTGAAATCAACCAGATGATAATGGCCAACATGcaggctgcaatgacacaggCTGAGAGCTATGTTGAACGTCTGGAGCAGGAGATACTCGAGCTGCAGCGCAGAGAAGCAG
This genomic window from Mastacembelus armatus chromosome 1, fMasArm1.2, whole genome shotgun sequence contains:
- the tppp2 gene encoding tubulin polymerization-promoting protein family member 2; translated protein: MAEGSVSVAEVETSFQKFAVHGDTKATGKEMNGKNFAKLCKDCLIIDGKNVTTTDVDIVFSKVKAKSVRVITFEQFNQAMTELAPKRFKGKSKEEALQQLYGLIVGKEPTNVGVTKVAKARAVDRLTDTSKYTGSHKERFDDSGKGKGKVGREDIPDTSGYVSAYKGSGTYDDKVKEA
- the ftr84 gene encoding tripartite motif-containing protein 16 isoform X1; protein product: MAESGFPLPPETYCSLCGDALKEPVTISCGDTYCLECIKIYWDQFDHMGVYNCPQCRATFTPRPVLRRNLPDVNHEPRRQPPELTPFPYMHRESFCDFCVGRRSRAVKSCLMCLAYYCETHVKPHYESSTFKRHKLVDETGHLDRKICPQHEKGLELFCRSDQMCICVLCTVREHRSHNITSAEEERNEKQKVLVITESEVQHIIQERMKELQELKHNVEVLKSCAQRAQTESDKTFHEMLQAVERWKTEINQMIMANMQAAMTQAESYVERLEQEILELQRREAELRQILETEDNIHFLQNFPTLCVPPEAMVPKVLINPQFSFGDMSKTATEMKEHLDDICKKELSKISKTVSETPVYILLPRNGDKRLKVPSRVDFQEPKSRTDFLRYSCKLSFDPNTVYKELVLSDGNQKVMRKKTVQFYPDHPERFDSFSQVLCKEPLTGFRFYWEAEWSGEFSIGVAYKSISRKGKNSHSLLGYNDKSWSLLCSDSGYSAWHNKVDRDISDAPRASRIGVYLDYNGNTVAFYSISETMELIHRFKAQFSEPLYAGFGVGSSVTLCRLKQNPMPY